From a single Brassica rapa cultivar Chiifu-401-42 chromosome A01, CAAS_Brap_v3.01, whole genome shotgun sequence genomic region:
- the LOC103836899 gene encoding transcription factor bHLH121 → MDVSARKSQKAGREKLRREKLNEHFVELGNVLDPERPKNDKATILTDTLQLLKELTSEVNKLKSEYTALTDESRELTQEKNDLREEKTSLKSDIENLNLQYQQRLRSMSPWGAAMDHTIMMAPPPSFPYPMPMAMPPGSIPMHHPPMPSYTYFGNQNPSMMPAPYMPYMPPNTVVEQQSVHIPQNNRSREPRAKVSRESRSDKAEDSNDVATQLELKTPGSTSDKDTSQRPEKSKRCKRNSNNNNNSVEESSHSSKCSSSPSVRDNTSSSSVSGGGLKPDDAK, encoded by the exons ATGGACGTTTCAGCTAGAAAGTCTCAGAAAGCAGGCCGTGAAAAGTTGAGGAGGGAGAAACTGAATGAGCATTTTGTTGAACTTGGGAATGTGCTCG ATCCAGAAAGACCCAAGAATGACAAAGCTACGATTCTCACTGATACTCTTCAGTTGTTGAAAGAGCTCACTTCAGAAGTCAACAAACTCAAATCTGAGTACACCGCTTTGACAGATGAGTCCCGCGAG CTGACACAGGAGAAAAACGACCTGAGAGAAGAAAAGACATCGCTCAAGTCAGATATAGAGAATCTCAATCTGCAATACCAGCAGAGATTAAGGTCAATGTCTCCATGGGGAGCCGCAATGGATCACACTATCATGATGGCTCCACCGCCTTCTTTCCCATACCCAATGCCAATGGCTATGCCTCCCGGGTCAATCCCAATGCATCATCCACCAATGCCATCTTACACTTACTTTGGCAACCAGAATCCTAGCATGATGCCAGCGCCTTACATGCCCTATATGCCTCCTAATACCGTCGTTGAGCAACAGTCCGTGCACATACCACAGAACAACCGTTCCAGGGAACCTAGAGCAAAGGTTTCAAGAGAGAGCAGGTCCGATAAAGCAGAGGACTCTAATGACGTCGCAACACAGTTAGAGTTAAAGACTCCTGGATCTACTTCTGACAAG GATACATCACAAAGGCCAGAGAAGAGCAAGAGATGTAAGAgaaacagcaacaacaacaacaactctgTAGAAGAAAGCTCTCACTCAAGCAAGTGTTCATCTTCTCCGAGCGTCCGAGACAACACTTCTTCCAGTAGCGTATCTGGTGGTGGCCTAAAACCTGATGATGCAAAATGA
- the LOC103836909 gene encoding cytosolic Fe-S cluster assembly factor NBP35, protein MEKGEIPENANEHCPGPQSETAGKSDSCAGCPNQEVCATAPKGPDPDLVAIAERMSTVKHKILVLSGKGGVGKSTFSAQLSFALAGMDHQVGLMDIDICGPSMPKMLALEGHEIHQSNLGWSPVYVEDNLGVMSIGFMLPNSDEAVVWRGPRKNALIKQFLKDVYWGEIDYLVVDAPPGTSDEHISIVQYLQATGIDGAIIVTTPQEVSLIDVRKEVSFCKKVGVPVLGVVENMSGLCQSLADVTFMKVQSELGLSVDVTQDVISCLRINAPELVNVLAYSEVFDRSGGGAERMCREMGVPFLGSVPLDPQLCKAAEQGKSCFEGDNKCSVSAPALKSIIEKVVALIKDEDGAPQ, encoded by the exons ATGGAGAAGGGAGAGATTCCAGAGAACGCCAATGAAC ATTGCCCAGGTCCTCAATCGGAAACTGCTGGAAAGTCTGATTCTTGCGCAGGCTGCCCTAATCAGGAAGTATGTGCTACTGCTCCTAAAGGACCTGATCCAG ACTTGGTGGCCATAGCGGAGAGAATGAGCACTGTTAAGCACAAGATTCTTGTTTTGTCTGGGAAAGGTGGGGTTGGTAAGAGCACATTCTCAGCTCAGCTCTCCTTTGCCCTCGCGGGAATGGACCATCAAGTAGGTCTGATGGACATAGACATATGCGGTCCCAGCATGCCGAAAATGTTAGCCCTTGAAGGGCACGAGATTCACCAGAGCAACCTCGGGTGGTCCCCGGTTTACGTGGAGGACAACCTTGGCGTCATGTCAATAGGCTTCATGCTCCCCAACTCAGACGAAGCTGTGGTCTGGAGAGGTCCCCGCAAGAACGCTCTCATCAAACAGTTCCTGAAAGACGTCTACTGGGGAGAGATCGATTACCTCGTGGTCGATGCCCCGCCGGGAACATCAGACGAGCACATCTCCATCGTCCAGTACCTCCAAGCCACTGGGATCGACGGTGCAATCATCGTCACGACGCCGCAGGAAGTCTCGTTGATCGATGTGAGAAAAGAGGTTAGCTTCTGCAAGAAAGTTGGCGTCCCGGTGCTAGGAGTAGTGGAGAACATGAGCGGCTTGTGTCAATCGTTAGCGGATGTCACGTTCATGAAGGTGCAGTCAGAGCTTGGATTATCCGTTGATGTGACGCAagacgtgatctcttgcttaaGAATTAACGCACCAGAGCTTGTCAACGTCTTGGCTTACAGCGAAGTGTTTGACCGCAGTGGAGGCGGCGCAGAGAGAATGTGTAGGGAGATGGGAGTGCCGTTTCTTGGGAGTGTTCCTTTGGATCCACAGCTTTGCAAAGCAGCCGAGCAGGGGAAGTCGTGCTTTGAGGGTGACAACAAGTGTTCTGTAAGCGCACCTGCGCTTAAGAGCATTATAGAGAAAGTCGTTGCTTTGATCAAAGATGAAGATGGAGCGCCCCAGTAG
- the LOC103836925 gene encoding BTB/POZ domain-containing protein At3g19850, which translates to MSLLCDLQINLDHEFTFFVNQDLMSEYSGFLKKTIKQSSKKKKNHKNGRIIIQLQDFPGGPEGFNLVSRFCYSNAGGISIDVSNVSILYCASQFLEMTKILCSSNLSLQTEKFLEGMFYWSWNDIVSCLKSCEQVFSHADSYGLVDKLVFGVLAKIAQNSDMSQVFASSSTSSSASASSMSPETAKNRSDSDKRSTSRSFPCKTSNEWWFDDMSSLGPKIIEKLIKNLGAFDENNDSLVLTRFLLHYLKTKVHNKSNNKLEYSGLANTAVQGVIFAAKTAFSCRKIFWVLRVLSGFSISKESRTGLETVLGEMLDQAKLDDLLIPTGGKREKGFYDVDLVVRLLKVFVRNCSSAEEEDESLRIRRMGKLIDEYLREISPDQNLKVSKFLEVAESLPDSARDWFDGLFRAIDIYLESHPNLSSEDRTKLCRCLNYKRLTLETCKQLAKNPKIPPNIAVQALKSQQLSNEALPHSREDKIKLNKTRNSRKYVEEKPILVRLKGFEMSDKLVDGFEDDIRVNLERRHWNKVMDHSEKVCKEKKSELVSRLVRHGHTHTSSNFPRLC; encoded by the exons ATGTCTCTTCTCTGCGATCTTCAAATCAACCTCGATCATGAATTCACTTTCTTCGTCAATCAG GATTTGATGTCAGAGTACTCAGGGTTCTTGAAGAAGACGATAAAACAGAgtagcaagaagaagaagaaccacaaGAACGGTAGAATCATCATCCAACTCCAAGACTTTCCAGGCGGACCAGAAGGGTTCAACTTGGTTTCAAGATTCTGTTACAGCAATGCCGGAGGAATCTCCATCGATGTCTCAAACGTCTCCATCTTGTACTGCGCATCTCAGTTTCTTGAGATGACAAAGATACTCTGTTCCTCAAACCTCTCCCTTCAAACAGAGAAGTTTCTTGAAGGAATGTTCTACTGGTCATGGAACGACATCGTTTCATGCCTCAAGAGCTGCGAACAAGTGTTCTCGCACGCAGACTCGTACGGTCTTGTGGATAAGCTAGTCTTCGGGGTTTTAGCCAAGATCGCTCAGAACTCGGACATGAGTCAAGTCTTTGCCTCGTCCTCAACGTCTTCCTCCGCCTCAGCCTCTTCCATGTCGCCGGAGACGGCAAAGAATAGGTCTGATTCAGACAAAAGATCCACTTCGAGATCGTTTCCTTGCAAGACAAGCAATGAGTGGTGGTTCGACGATATGTCAAGTCTCGGGCCAAAGATCATAGAGAAGCTGATAAAGAACCTTGGAGCTTTCGACGAGAACAACGACAGTTTAGTCCTAACAAGATTTCTCCTCCATTACCTCAAGACAAAGGTCCACAACAAATCAAATAACAAGCTCGAGTATTCGGGTTTGGCTAATACAGCGGTTCAGGGAGTGATTTTTGCTGCGAAAACCGCATTTTCTTGCAGGAAGATCTTCTGGGTTCTTAGAGTTTTATCTGGTTTTAGCATCAGCAAGGAATCAAGAACCGGTTTAGAGACGGTTTTAGGAGAAATGCTGGATCAAGCGAAGCTTGATGATCTTCTGATACCGACAGgagggaagagagagaaagggtTTTACGATGTTGATTTGGTGGTAAGATTGCTTAAAGTGTTTGTCAGAAACTGCAGCAgcgcagaagaagaagatgagagttTGAGGATAAGAAGAATGGGGAAGTTGATTGACGAGTATCTGAGAGAGATATCACCAGACCAGAATCTTAAAGTGTCGAAGTTTCTAGAAGTTGCAGAGAGTTTGCCAGATTCAGCTAGGGATTGGTTTGATGGATTGTTCAGAGCCATTGATATCTATCTTGAG TCTCATCCAAATCTATCATCCGAAGATAGAACAAAACTATGTCGATGCCTAAACTACAAGAGACTAACATTGGAGACATGCAAACAACTTGCAAAGAATCCCAAGATCCCTCCAAATATTGCAGTTCAAGCACTCAAGTCACAACAGTTATCGAACGAAGCTCTACCACACTCGAGAGAAGACAAGATTAAACTAAACAAGACCAGGAATTCGCGCAAATATGTTGAAGAGAAACCAATACTGGTGCGTCTAAAAGGATTTGAGATGTCAGATAAACTAGTTGATGGGTTTGAAGATGATATAAGGGTAAATTTAGAGAGGAGGCATTGGAATAAAGTGATGGATCATTCTGAAAAAGTTTGTAAGGAAAAGAAGAGTGAATTAGTGTCAAGATTGGTGAGACATGGGCATACCCATACAAGTTCTAATTTTCCAAGGCTATGTTAA